The sequence CATTCGAACCTGATAAAAATCTAGCACACGGCGGGTTTAAAGGCAATCGACGGCCGTTTCAGCGGATTCAGCTCCGCATCAGCCAGTCCATAAGACTCGCTGTGTCGTCCGGCTCCGCCGTCCGCCCCCTGGCCAGCCCCCCGAAATATCCCTTGATCGCTGCTGCGTTCTCCCGATAAAGCTTCCGGATCCACCGCGGATAGGAAAGCCACACCCGCGCCGATCCCGGATTCAACCCGAATTCGACCGCAACCGTTTTCGCCGGCGGAAAGGCCTTTTTCAGTGCCAGCCGCAGCTTCCCCCCCAGGCTCTTCCGCCCCATGAAAAGGAGCATGTTCGGCCGCACCGCCTCGCCTTTCCCCCTCCCCGGGCGCTCCAGAAAGACCGCCTCGACCGCGGCCGCCCACAGCTTCTCCGGCGGCTTCTCCCGCTTCAACCGCTCCAGCACCGCCTCCGGGACCTGCGCCCCCAGCAGCCGGTGCGCCAGAAGAATCGGCAGTCCCGCTGCATGCACAGCCCGGTAACGCTCCATCTTCTCAAGAAACGTTTCCGCGTCGATCTGCAGCCGCGCCAGCATCTCGGCGATGTCGCAGAGCGGTTTCAATCCGAAGTCGTAACAGTGATTGGAGGCATGGATCGCCACATGAAGCAGCATGTCCTCGGGCGTGAGCGCAAACGCCCCGCTTCCCGCGATCGTCGCCGGAACGGCCGCCGCCCAAACCTCCTCCGAGGTCATGGCGAAGGGGTAGATGGGCAGGAAGAGATCCCAATGCATTTCGATCAGCGTGTTCGTCGTCCGGTGTCTGTAATGAAATTCGTTTTCGCCCTCCGAGGCGACCAGCCCGGATTCCAGAAGGGAACATCCCGCCCCCGCCATGACCTCGTCCGCCTTTTTGATGTCCTCCCGCCGGACCAGAAGATCGACGTCGTCCATTGTCCTCAGGGCCGGATCGCCGTAGACGGCCTCGGCCAGCCATCCACCCTTGAGAACGATGACCGGAACGCCCCTCTCCCGAAACGCGTCCAGCATTCTCCCCAGAAAATGAAAGCGGCGCATCTGGGCCGCGGCGTTCGTGAAGAAATCGGTCTTCAGGGCCTCCATCGTCTTTGCCGGGACCGTCCCGGCCGGCAGGCGTTCCTTCAGCCGCGAATAGAGAAGGGGGGTCAGCCCATGCCGCCGGGCCGTCAATCGCAGGTTTTCCCAGTCCTCGTCCCCCCATTCCGCCGCCCCTGCAAGCGTTCGCTCCGCAGTATCCGAGAGTCCCCCATAACTCAACAGCGCAAGAAGCCGCGTCCGCGTCTTCTCATCGGTTCCGGCCAACGGCTTTTGCTCTTCCGCCCTCAAGCCCTTTTCTTCAACCCCGTCTTCCGGGCGATCTTCTTCGCCAGCCGGCGCGTGTTGGCCTTCCACCCCCCCCGCGCCTCCTCCGAGTAATAGGCATACTTGCTGTAATACCTGCGGTAATAATACGTGTTGTAGCCCACACGGGCCATGTTGACGTTGTTGGCGACCAGCCCGATCAGGTTGGCGTTGACCAGCCGCAACTGTTCGACGGCCTGGGTCAGGACGGACGTCTTGGTCGCCCCCGGCCTGAAAACCACCAGCACGGCGTCGACCTGACTGGCCAGCACGGCCGCGTCCGTCACCGACATGATGGGCGGCGTGTCCAGAATCACGATGTCGCTCGACTCCAGCATCCTGTCAAGGATCTCCTTCATCTTGTTCGACCCCAGGAGTTCAGAGGGGTTGGGCGGCAGCGCGCCCGACAGGACCGCCCGCAATCCGGCGATACCGGCCGGCGTCATGGCCTTCTCGATATCCGGCGTATCCTGCACGAAAAGCCCGCTCAGCCCGGTTCCGTCGCGAAGGCCCAGGGTCTTGTGGACCATCGGGCGCCTCAGGTCGGAGTCCACGAGGGTGACGCGCTCGCCGCTCTGGGCGAGGACGACGGCCAGGTTGGCCGAGATCGTGGTCTTGCCCTCTTCATGCATCGGGCTGGTCACCATCAGTTTTCGAAGCGGACGGTCCACGCCCGCGAAGCGCACATTCGTGCGGAGCGCCCGGAAGGCCTCGGAAACCGGCGATCGCGGATGCTTGATCGTGACGACCTGCCCGGGCCGCGTCTCGTGGCTGGCGATCATGCCCAGCGTGGACAGGCCCAGGCGGCGCGACAAGACATCCGGGTTCTTGACCGTGTTGTCCAGGAAGTTCAATCCGAAGACCAGCCCGACCGCCAGAAGGAGTCCGAAGAGGGCCGCCTGGATCGCCGACCGCCTGACCCGGGGGCTCACCTGCCCCCCGGGAAGGGCGGACTCCACTTGGACGATGTTCGAGATGGTCTGAGCCTCGGCCAGGCGCACTTGTTCGAGGCTCATGAGCAGGTTGGAATAGATCTGCTTGTAGAGCGTCTGTTTTTGCTCCAGGTTGGCTCTTTCGGCCTCATTCCGGATCTGCCGGATCTGTCCCGCCGTTTCCTCGAGTTGTTCCTCCATGTCGGTGATCTGGGACTGCAGGCTGGCCTTGGAAACCGCGTAACGTTCCGACTGCATCTTCACGACCTCCTGGCCGAAGACCTCAACCAGCTTGTTGGCGATCTCGGCCGCCAATTTCCTGTCGGCATGAAGAACCCGGATATTGAGCAACTGCGTGTTCGGGATCTTGTTGATTTCGATGCCCTGGGTTTCGAGGTCCGTCATTCCCAGCTCCTCCCGGACCTTTTCCAGGATCGGGCGGTTGAGCATGAGAATGGAGTAGGTGTCCGAAAGGCGCTCGCTGAGATAGATCGAGGAGTAATCCGCGGCCCGCGACGTCGGTGCCGCATCGATCATCACGGTCGTCGACGAGGCGTAAATGGGTATCTGGCGCCGGCTGTTCAGATAACCCGCCGCGCCTCCCAACAGGGCTGCAAGAATGAACAGCCAAGCCCAGTGCCAGGCCAGGGCCAGGTAGGGCTGTAAATCCAATTCGGGTTCATCGATAACGGGTTCCCCAATATCTCTTTTTCTCAATTTATTCTCCATCCCTCTATCCCTCAGGCATGCCCACGGGCATGCGCCATGATGCGATCTTCGCCTTGGTCAAGCAGCGCCTCGATGTCCTCGATGCAGGCGGCGAAGGCTTCCGGATCGCCGCCCTCCGGGTCCGCGACCGGGCTCGAGTGTCCGGCCATCTCGCTCAACAGGTAAACCCTGTCCTTCAGCTCGGGAAACTCCACGCCCAGGGCTTCCTTGTGGCCGGGCTCCATGACCAGAACCAGGCGATGGGCGGCCATCAGGTCCCGGGTCAGCCGCCGGCTTTTCTGTCCGCCGACGTCGAGCCCCCGTTCGAGAAGCATGGAGAGGAGCGCTCTCGGCGGCGGCTCGCCCTCCTCGGCCCAGGTTCCGGCCGAGGAGATTCGCCATTCCGCCCAATTCTCGTCGAGCTGCTGCAGGCGCGCCTTCCATAGGGCGGCCGCCGCGATCGAACGGCAGCGGTTTCCGGTGCAGACAAAGAGAATCGAGGGTTCAGGTCCCATAGGTGTCATCATTCCGGCTATCTCCATGTTCCCGGCAGGGATGGAGCATTGTATACCGGGGGAGGCCGGAAGGTCAAACTGAAAACTGGCTTTATAGTATTTTGAGGCGAAAACGGATAAAATAAACTGAAATTGAATATGTCCGCCTTATTACCTCTCAGCTCCCAATGGCTTTGTCCCCGGCATCG comes from Acidobacteriota bacterium and encodes:
- a CDS encoding nucleotidyltransferase family protein produces the protein MEGQHAPAGEEDRPEDGVEEKGLRAEEQKPLAGTDEKTRTRLLALLSYGGLSDTAERTLAGAAEWGDEDWENLRLTARRHGLTPLLYSRLKERLPAGTVPAKTMEALKTDFFTNAAAQMRRFHFLGRMLDAFRERGVPVIVLKGGWLAEAVYGDPALRTMDDVDLLVRREDIKKADEVMAGAGCSLLESGLVASEGENEFHYRHRTTNTLIEMHWDLFLPIYPFAMTSEEVWAAAVPATIAGSGAFALTPEDMLLHVAIHASNHCYDFGLKPLCDIAEMLARLQIDAETFLEKMERYRAVHAAGLPILLAHRLLGAQVPEAVLERLKREKPPEKLWAAAVEAVFLERPGRGKGEAVRPNMLLFMGRKSLGGKLRLALKKAFPPAKTVAVEFGLNPGSARVWLSYPRWIRKLYRENAAAIKGYFGGLARGRTAEPDDTASLMDWLMRS
- a CDS encoding polysaccharide biosynthesis tyrosine autokinase, giving the protein MRKRDIGEPVIDEPELDLQPYLALAWHWAWLFILAALLGGAAGYLNSRRQIPIYASSTTVMIDAAPTSRAADYSSIYLSERLSDTYSILMLNRPILEKVREELGMTDLETQGIEINKIPNTQLLNIRVLHADRKLAAEIANKLVEVFGQEVVKMQSERYAVSKASLQSQITDMEEQLEETAGQIRQIRNEAERANLEQKQTLYKQIYSNLLMSLEQVRLAEAQTISNIVQVESALPGGQVSPRVRRSAIQAALFGLLLAVGLVFGLNFLDNTVKNPDVLSRRLGLSTLGMIASHETRPGQVVTIKHPRSPVSEAFRALRTNVRFAGVDRPLRKLMVTSPMHEEGKTTISANLAVVLAQSGERVTLVDSDLRRPMVHKTLGLRDGTGLSGLFVQDTPDIEKAMTPAGIAGLRAVLSGALPPNPSELLGSNKMKEILDRMLESSDIVILDTPPIMSVTDAAVLASQVDAVLVVFRPGATKTSVLTQAVEQLRLVNANLIGLVANNVNMARVGYNTYYYRRYYSKYAYYSEEARGGWKANTRRLAKKIARKTGLKKRA